CTCACCTCAAAAAAGTGGTTCAGGTTCTGGACGAGGCGGACGATAAGTCCCTCATCCTGCTGGACGAGTTAGGTGCCGGTACCGATCCTCAGGAGGGGGCTGCTCTCGGGGTGGCTCTTCTGAAGACTCTGAGAAGAAGGGGGGCCCTAGTTCTCGCCACCACCCACCATAATCCTATAAAGAAGTTCGCTACCACCGCAGAAGGGGTTGAGACCGCTAGCGTAGATTTTGACCTTCAGACCCTTACCCCGACCTATCGGTTGATAATGGGTATACCGGGGCAAAGCAACGCTCTAGCCATAGCGGAGAGGTTAGGAATGCATCAGGAGGTCCTTATAGAGGCAAAAAAAGCCCTCCAGACCGGTGAGGCCTCAGTAGAGGTTATGATAGGAGAGCTTCAGAAGAAGACCCTGACCTTAGAGTCCCTTGAGCGTTCTCTGAATCATGAGAGGACCTCTATCGAGGAGGAAAGACGTAGACTACAGTCTGAGAGAAAGGACTTCGAACGACAGAAAAGTCGCTCTCTGGTCAAGGCGGACAAAGAGGCGGAAAAGATCGTCGAGGAGGCCCAGAACAAGGCCATAGAGATGCTAAAGGGGCTGGATCAGGCGGCTAGATCGGCGGCCCATCGGGAGCTTGGTAAGCACCGTGAGGGGCTCGCTCGCTCTAAAGAAAGGTCCAGGGTCCGTCAAAGTGCCCTAGAGGCAAGAGAGATACTCGAGCGAGGGCCTGTCTCGCTCAAGGCTGGAGACGTAGTCCAGATATCCGGGTCGTCGGTTCCCGGGGAGATACTCTCTCTGGAGGGGAAGAAGGCCCTGGTCCTCATGGGAGGGCTTAGGGTCGAGGTCGATCTAAGAAAACTGGTTCCCAGCGATAAAAAGATAAAATCCGAGGTCTCCGGGCCGGTGCTGTCCGTCAGCCGCCCTGTAGGGGTTCCCAGCTCTATCATGGTCAGAGGTATGACGGTGGACGAGGCGATGCCTCTGGTCGCCGACTACCTGGATAAGGCGGTAAGAGCTGGATACGGTGAGGTCACGGTGATACATGGCAGAGGTGAGGGGATCCTCCGTAGAAAGGTTCAGGAGCTCTGTCGCAGGCTTCCCTACGTCTCCAGTTTCCGGCTCGGGGAAAACGGCGAGGGAGGCTACGGGGTGACGGTGGTTAACTTTAGAGAGTAGCCAGACACTTGACCTATCGTCTCTTTCGATGTATCCTGTCACGGTGGTTTGCGTGCGCCTGTAGCTCAGCCGGATAGAGTGCTGGCCTCCGGAGCCAGAGGTCGTGGGTTCGAATCCCGCCGGGCGCGCCACTTGCTACTTTAATCTAAGATCATCAATACGAAAAAGTACGACAAAGCCCGCATCTGCGGGCTTTTTTGCTATACTGACAGTGACGTTGGGGTGTTTCAATTTGACTAGGTTCGACATCTAACGACACCTCACCGGACATAATACCGGACAACGTCTTTTCTTACACCGTACAACGTTAACGGGGGAGGAGTCAGTATGCTTACCGATATGGCCCTGCGCAG
The uncultured Dethiosulfovibrio sp. genome window above contains:
- a CDS encoding endonuclease MutS2, with the translated sequence MLDVLEIEKILHQFASSARSELGIFMLKNSEPMVDMETVRRRQRLIDNYRRFLSLYGALPWVSGIKEVMGFVTAGLESGIMSGEELVLVRALLELATRIKESLYTAKEDFPELASLGRKVRDFSEEIDCLSVLDGKGVLEDGASPKLREIRDKLSELRKRVRKEGNSIINGSGAHMLQERVLSIRNGRSVVLVRQEFVGRFPGILVDRSSSGNSAYMEPNVVIPLNNRIVDIRQDELEEERRILRELTSMIVSRRGAIDDAQEVVATVDMLYAISEVMDRRRWILPDMVDSSGFKFFNVHHPMLGEGAVPIDVRCGGSFRILVVTGPNTGGKTVALKTVGVAVVLAWSGLPVPAMEGSQVGRLSALFADIGDEQSIEQSLSTFSAHLKKVVQVLDEADDKSLILLDELGAGTDPQEGAALGVALLKTLRRRGALVLATTHHNPIKKFATTAEGVETASVDFDLQTLTPTYRLIMGIPGQSNALAIAERLGMHQEVLIEAKKALQTGEASVEVMIGELQKKTLTLESLERSLNHERTSIEEERRRLQSERKDFERQKSRSLVKADKEAEKIVEEAQNKAIEMLKGLDQAARSAAHRELGKHREGLARSKERSRVRQSALEAREILERGPVSLKAGDVVQISGSSVPGEILSLEGKKALVLMGGLRVEVDLRKLVPSDKKIKSEVSGPVLSVSRPVGVPSSIMVRGMTVDEAMPLVADYLDKAVRAGYGEVTVIHGRGEGILRRKVQELCRRLPYVSSFRLGENGEGGYGVTVVNFRE